One window of the Herbiconiux sp. L3-i23 genome contains the following:
- a CDS encoding DUF3817 domain-containing protein, whose product MPREPRSADFPKIRGTLAVYRVLAYATGVFLLVLVVEIVLKYIYGLELQGGGGAFLSFVPAGSIDTANAVNASLIIQITHGYLYLAYLVSDFVLITFMRWPITRFIVIALGGVVPLLSFFVERRVHREVKGYLAAREAGPASASSVPTASEASHQ is encoded by the coding sequence ATGCCGAGAGAGCCGCGGAGCGCCGACTTCCCGAAGATCCGCGGAACGCTCGCCGTCTACCGGGTCCTCGCCTATGCGACCGGTGTCTTCCTCCTCGTCCTCGTCGTCGAGATCGTCCTCAAGTACATCTACGGGCTCGAGCTGCAGGGCGGGGGAGGAGCGTTCCTGTCCTTCGTGCCCGCGGGGTCGATCGACACGGCGAACGCGGTCAATGCGAGCCTCATCATCCAGATCACCCACGGCTACCTGTACCTGGCGTACCTCGTGAGCGACTTCGTGCTGATCACCTTCATGCGCTGGCCGATCACCCGCTTCATCGTCATCGCGCTCGGCGGCGTCGTGCCGCTGCTGTCGTTCTTCGTCGAGCGTCGCGTGCACCGCGAGGTGAAGGGCTACCTCGCCGCGCGCGAGGCCGGCCCGGCGTCGGCATCTTCTGTCCCCACGGCTTCGGAGGCATCCCATCAGTAA